Proteins encoded in a region of the Ornithodoros turicata isolate Travis chromosome 3, ASM3712646v1, whole genome shotgun sequence genome:
- the LOC135389511 gene encoding putative nuclease HARBI1, which produces MADLYFILEDEGVAEEEPVRTFNSCRDAFSSMSDDEFVATFRLPKEAVREVCEAVREDLQRTRQSHRTTLTVEWRVPIALRFYATGAFLGNLATENTIACSKHAVSEAIHKVTEPILKNLAPKYLRFPTTPDEKLQVKRGFYELAGFPGCVGDRAYPLQPWLMTPVRSPSTPEEQRFNSAHSRTRVRIEHCFGVLKMRFRCLQRYRTLHFAPDRCCKIINACAVLHNMCLVYNTVEPLDDAGEERAEGGATAEPEEAGAEDYEPDSVSVTNRASQLRSQLIRQCFR; this is translated from the exons ATGGCGGACCTCTACTTCATTTTAGAAGATGAAGGTGTTGCGGAGGAGGAGCCGGTGCGCACATTCAACAGTTGCCGAGATGCTTTCTCTTCAATGTCGGATGACGAATTCGTGGCTACCTTCCGTCTGCCGAAGGAGGCGGTCAGAGAAGTATGCGAAGCTGTTCGGGAGGATCTGCAACGCA CTCGGCAGTCGCATCGTACGACGTTGACCGTGGAATGGAGGGTGCCAATAGCTCTTCGCTTCTATGCCACTGGAGCCTTTCTGGGGAACCTTGCGACAGAAAACACCATCGCCTGCAGCAAACACGCGGTCTCAGAGGCTATTCACAAGGTCACCGAGCCCATCTTGAAGAACCTCGCACCAAAGTACCTGCGATTCCCCACCACGCCCGATGAGAAGCTACAAGTGAAGCGTGGCTTCTACGAACTGGCCGGCTTCCCAGGCTGTGTTG GTGACAGAGCGTACCCGCTGCAACCCTGGCTCATGACACCAGTCCGTTCTCCCTCAACACCCGAGGAACAGCGTTTTAACAGTGCACACAGCAGGACCCGTGTGCGCATTGAGCACTGCTTTGGGGTACTGAAGATGCGATTTCGGTGCCTCCAGAGGTACCGCACATTGCACTTCGCTCCGGATCGGTGCTGCAAGATCATCAACGCCTGCGCCGTCCTCCATAACATGTGCTTAGTGTACAACACTGTTGAGCCTCTGGATGACGCTGGTGAGGAACGGGCGGAAGGTGGTGCCACAGCGGAACCGGAGGAGGCTGGAGCAGAGGACTATGAGCCTGACTCTGTGTCTGTGACAAATCGTGCATCACAACTCAGAAGCCAGCTTATCAGACAGTGTTTCAGATGA